In the Streptomyces sp. WMMC940 genome, TTCGGCGAGCTTGGCCTCGACCGTCCCGCTCATGACTTCTCCCGCTTGAGGTAGGCCACGAGCTGCTCGGGGTTGTTCGGCCCGGGGACGACCTGGACGAGCTCCCAGCCGTCCTCGCCCCAGGTGTCCAGGATCTGCTTGGTCGCGTGCACGAGAAGGGGCACGGTCGCGTATTCCCACTTGGTCATGGAGCCGACTGTAGCCGCACCGGTGGGCGGCCCCGCGACACAGGTTCGCGCGGCACGCGAGACGCCCGGTGCGCCTGACCCGCCCAACGCGACCCGGGGTCGCTTAGCCCGCGGGTCGACTGGTTAGGCTCCAGGACGTGAGCAGGCTCCAGGTCGTCAGCGGCAAGGGCGGTACCGGTAAGACGACGGTCGCCGCGGCCCTCGCGCTCGCCCTCGCGACGGAGGGAAAGCGCACCCTCCTCGTCGAGGTCGAGGGCAGGCAAGGCATCGCGCAGCTCTTCGAGACGGAGGCGCTGCCCTACGAGGAACGCAAGATCGCCGTAGCGCCCGGCGGCGGTGAGGTGCACGCGCTGGCCATCGACGCCGAGCGGGCCCTCCTCGACTACCTCCAGATGTTCTACAAACTCGGGTCGGCCGGCCGGGCCCTGAAGAAGCTCGGCGCGATCGACTTCGCCACGACCATCGCTCCGGGCGTGCGGGACGTGCTGCTGACGGGCAAGGCCTGCGAGGCCGTGCGTCGCCGGGACAAGCAGGGCCGGTACGCCTACGACCACGTCGTCATGGACGCCCCTCCGACCGGCCGCATCACCCGCTTCCTGAACGTCAACGACGAGGTCGCGGGGCTCGCCAAGATCGGCCCGATACACAACCAGGCCCAGGCCGTGATGCGCGTCCTCAAGTC is a window encoding:
- a CDS encoding DUF4177 domain-containing protein, giving the protein MTKWEYATVPLLVHATKQILDTWGEDGWELVQVVPGPNNPEQLVAYLKREKS
- a CDS encoding ArsA family ATPase, with amino-acid sequence MSRLQVVSGKGGTGKTTVAAALALALATEGKRTLLVEVEGRQGIAQLFETEALPYEERKIAVAPGGGEVHALAIDAERALLDYLQMFYKLGSAGRALKKLGAIDFATTIAPGVRDVLLTGKACEAVRRRDKQGRYAYDHVVMDAPPTGRITRFLNVNDEVAGLAKIGPIHNQAQAVMRVLKSAETAVHLVTLLEEMPVQETADGIAELRAADLPTGKVIVNMVRPHILDEEAVRTAATAGRRKDIAKSLTGAGVSGAAKLVGPLLEQAAEHAQRVELEREQRAALEALKLPAYELPLLSEGVDLAGLYQLATELRKLGVDAGADAGTDAR